A single window of Methanomassiliicoccaceae archaeon DNA harbors:
- a CDS encoding type II/IV secretion system ATPase subunit: MPRIWSGRPMKDYGTSGVFGGAEEKAEKTNGPVPRYGAPVRLESNTAGLVADIGKIAASNMRVKPTYADCWLIGSADELDIISEYRLPGAGVIIGTSSEGETEYNLAPDEYTSADSINAVVSKAIDGIRDSYRKRGGRMDRQSVLSESRGRIMELSDTIEAVYGSNCIDLDKVIDGLCETVHRYTVGLGIFDILLSDPRLEDIYIDAPCDKNRIHVTMSGVSGINSNLRCRTNLMVDRKEVMNLISVLKRDSGLPFCESEPVLETDMKGRDARATVIGYPMSPNGDAVSIRKHSTRPWTLTRLIANGTIDHETAGLLSFLVDNRCTFLICGARGAGKSSLLTALMFEFPMAQRILTIEDTIELPGESMRKMGYKVQSMLINEKMDGDNLSRADEALRVSLRMGESAIILGEVRGEEAKTLYQSMRTGRAGSSIMGTIHGDSAKSVYNRVVHDMGIAPEAFMATDILVTLGSLRDRRAGNQKRMLNEIVATGERAGEFVDVSDAEGLFSSPMMKRISSSCGMDRKEILNDIRARSGIRKLLAEKGAQDDRFLGPEWIIVANDHISRNSNKDSGILIGSFEAKVRRAEGGE, from the coding sequence ATGCCGAGGATATGGAGCGGCAGACCCATGAAAGATTATGGAACGTCGGGGGTTTTCGGCGGCGCTGAAGAAAAGGCTGAAAAAACCAACGGCCCGGTCCCACGGTACGGAGCACCGGTGAGACTGGAGTCTAACACAGCAGGCCTTGTAGCCGATATTGGCAAGATCGCGGCATCCAATATGAGGGTGAAGCCCACATACGCGGACTGCTGGCTGATCGGCTCGGCAGACGAATTGGACATCATCTCGGAATACAGGCTTCCGGGCGCCGGCGTCATCATCGGTACCTCCTCTGAAGGCGAGACCGAATATAATCTCGCACCGGACGAGTACACTTCGGCAGATTCTATAAACGCGGTCGTGTCCAAGGCTATCGACGGCATCCGCGATTCATACAGGAAAAGAGGGGGGAGAATGGACAGGCAGAGCGTCCTGAGCGAGTCCCGCGGAAGGATAATGGAACTTTCGGATACGATCGAGGCCGTCTACGGAAGCAACTGCATCGATCTCGACAAGGTCATCGACGGCCTCTGCGAGACCGTTCACAGATACACGGTCGGGCTGGGAATATTCGACATCCTGCTATCGGACCCGAGGTTGGAGGACATATACATCGATGCACCGTGCGATAAGAACCGCATACATGTGACGATGAGCGGAGTGTCCGGCATCAACTCTAATTTGCGTTGCAGGACGAACCTGATGGTGGACCGCAAGGAGGTGATGAACCTGATAAGCGTGCTCAAAAGGGACAGCGGCCTTCCGTTCTGCGAGTCGGAGCCTGTCCTGGAGACGGACATGAAGGGCCGTGACGCAAGGGCTACCGTGATCGGGTATCCCATGAGTCCCAACGGGGATGCGGTATCGATCAGGAAACATTCCACCAGGCCGTGGACTCTTACAAGGCTTATAGCAAACGGTACGATCGACCACGAAACGGCGGGGCTGCTGTCGTTTCTGGTCGATAACCGTTGCACATTCCTGATATGCGGAGCAAGAGGTGCAGGAAAAAGCTCGCTCCTGACGGCGCTGATGTTCGAGTTCCCTATGGCCCAGAGGATACTGACCATCGAGGACACGATAGAGCTCCCGGGCGAAAGTATGAGGAAGATGGGTTACAAGGTCCAGTCTATGCTCATAAACGAAAAAATGGACGGGGACAATCTTTCCCGTGCAGACGAAGCTCTGAGAGTATCTCTCAGGATGGGGGAATCGGCCATCATCCTGGGCGAGGTCAGAGGCGAGGAGGCGAAAACACTCTATCAGAGCATGAGGACCGGACGTGCCGGAAGTTCGATAATGGGCACAATTCACGGGGATTCTGCAAAATCCGTCTATAATCGTGTGGTGCACGACATGGGCATCGCCCCCGAAGCCTTCATGGCCACCGACATCCTGGTAACATTGGGTTCTCTCAGGGACAGGCGGGCGGGCAACCAGAAGAGGATGCTCAACGAAATCGTAGCTACCGGCGAAAGGGCAGGGGAGTTTGTAGACGTCTCCGATGCAGAAGGGCTGTTCTCGTCCCCCATGATGAAAAGGATATCCTCCTCCTGCGGTATGGACAGGAAAGAAATCCTGAACGATATCCGCGCAAGGTCCGGTATCAGGAAGCTGCTGGCAGAGAAGGGTGCTCAGGACGACAGGTTCCTCGGGCCCGAATGGATAATCGTGGCGAACGACCACATATCCAGGAACTCAAACAAGGACTCTGGTATTCTGATCGGGTCCTTTGAGGCAAAGGTCCGCAGGGCAGAGGGGGGCGAATGA
- a CDS encoding U32 family peptidase, with product MEILAPAGSPEGLVAAIKGGCNAVYLGGKSYGARAFTDNFTDQQIEGAVMYAHDHGVKVYVTVNTLIKDSEMDDALSFVRFLSDIDADAVLVQDLGLLKQLSKVDIPKHASTQMGIHSRAGLEWCASNGIDRAILARELTLEEIRKIVKDSPVETEVFVQGALCYCVSGGCLFSSIIGGRSGNRGQCAQPCRKKYKLGARNEYIMSCADIYGLNYIPMLKEIGITSAKIEGRMRSPAYAYLASKVYSMKENGEDNKTIAATSGLLHTIFNRGICDGYFGGVISPVQSLYPDNRGYYLGTADIIDRSFLQSDLSEVLNTRDGISIFKGDEKIGGFKVGETKKVTAPFKVPNGKYQIYRTYDPRIDEVKNLIGAVPVFTGKTKRNEPKRRSIPERVHRKETKPEISFYVNSIRNLEAVADHADRVYFELGDSIEEAREICRAGKIECVTLLPRFDPTDIALEDTHVMVNTVGQLYANRRSPEIYGSTFMNFFNSYYPLTVNQTTLSMELSKNEIRNITEYYSGLVEVMVFGRQELMVTRDPAMGNGIMEDEKEFQFPVYKDGNGMSHLLNSSDLMLLEQLPELQKMGVDSFGIDLRKRPAQLAKLVAEAYAKRDISKKSKISEMCGSVTYGHYQRGVN from the coding sequence ATGGAAATTTTGGCTCCCGCAGGTTCCCCCGAGGGGTTGGTCGCTGCGATCAAAGGCGGATGCAACGCCGTATATCTAGGTGGTAAATCGTATGGAGCCAGAGCTTTCACGGACAACTTCACCGACCAGCAGATAGAGGGCGCAGTTATGTACGCGCATGACCACGGCGTCAAAGTATATGTCACCGTTAACACGCTCATAAAGGACTCGGAGATGGACGATGCGCTCTCGTTCGTGAGGTTCCTGTCGGACATCGATGCGGACGCGGTCTTGGTCCAGGACCTGGGACTTCTGAAGCAATTAAGCAAGGTGGACATACCCAAGCACGCTTCGACACAGATGGGGATCCATTCGAGAGCTGGCCTGGAATGGTGCGCCTCGAATGGAATAGACAGGGCGATACTCGCACGCGAGCTCACTTTGGAGGAGATAAGAAAAATCGTCAAGGATTCGCCCGTGGAGACCGAGGTCTTTGTCCAGGGCGCATTGTGCTACTGCGTGTCCGGCGGCTGTCTCTTCTCAAGCATTATCGGCGGCAGGAGCGGCAACCGCGGACAATGCGCCCAGCCGTGCAGAAAGAAATACAAGCTCGGAGCCAGGAACGAGTACATAATGAGCTGCGCCGATATTTACGGGCTCAATTATATTCCCATGCTGAAGGAGATCGGTATCACCTCGGCGAAGATCGAAGGCAGGATGCGGAGCCCGGCATACGCATATCTTGCTTCGAAGGTCTACTCGATGAAGGAGAACGGAGAGGACAACAAGACGATAGCCGCCACCTCGGGGTTGCTGCATACGATATTCAACCGCGGTATATGCGACGGGTATTTCGGCGGGGTCATCTCGCCGGTGCAATCCTTATATCCCGACAATAGAGGATATTACCTGGGGACGGCAGACATCATAGACCGCTCCTTCCTGCAGTCTGACCTCAGCGAGGTCCTGAACACAAGGGACGGGATATCCATATTCAAGGGCGATGAAAAGATCGGCGGATTCAAGGTCGGCGAGACCAAGAAGGTGACGGCCCCTTTCAAAGTGCCCAACGGAAAGTACCAGATATACAGGACCTACGACCCCCGCATAGACGAGGTGAAGAACCTGATCGGGGCAGTTCCCGTTTTCACCGGAAAGACAAAGCGCAACGAACCCAAACGCAGGTCGATACCCGAAAGGGTCCACAGGAAGGAGACCAAGCCCGAGATTTCGTTCTATGTGAACTCGATAAGGAACCTTGAGGCTGTCGCAGACCACGCAGACAGGGTCTATTTTGAACTGGGCGACAGCATAGAGGAGGCCAGGGAGATATGCAGGGCGGGGAAGATAGAGTGCGTAACTCTGCTCCCGAGGTTCGACCCCACCGATATCGCCCTGGAAGACACACACGTGATGGTCAACACCGTAGGCCAATTGTATGCCAACAGGAGGTCGCCGGAGATCTATGGCAGCACGTTCATGAATTTTTTCAACTCGTACTATCCGCTGACAGTCAATCAGACCACTCTTTCAATGGAGCTTTCAAAGAACGAGATCCGCAATATCACCGAATATTACAGCGGCCTAGTGGAAGTAATGGTGTTCGGGCGACAAGAGCTCATGGTCACGCGCGACCCGGCCATGGGAAACGGGATAATGGAAGACGAAAAAGAATTCCAGTTCCCCGTATACAAGGACGGCAACGGGATGTCGCATCTGCTCAATTCATCGGACCTCATGCTTCTTGAACAGTTGCCGGAGCTTCAGAAGATGGGAGTGGACTCTTTCGGAATCGACCTGAGGAAGCGCCCTGCCCAGCTGGCGAAACTGGTGGCCGAGGCATATGCAAAACGCGACATATCGAAGAAGTCGAAGATCTCCGAGATGTGCGGCTCCGTTACGTACGGCCACTACCAGCGCGGGGTCAATTAA
- a CDS encoding 2,3-bisphosphoglycerate-independent phosphoglycerate mutase, whose amino-acid sequence MSAQKKKILLIVMDGLGDRGNGELDWLTPLQATKTPNFDWFAKNGMSGICDTIAPGVRPGSDTAHLSILGYDPREVYTGRGPFEAAGIGLISKKGDIAFRCNFATVDDDMNIIDRRAGRIKEPDTTELVKSLQGLTIDGVQAIVKEGTEHRAALLLRGPGLSPEVSDPDPHDLAKVLESKPKCSGAVFTAGVVNKFVTMSYEVLKDHPVNKRRVAEGLPPANVLLPRGGGSFPNIEPFPEIHDMRSACVAGVGMIKGICGVCGLDVLDVPPKCTGGTDSDFTLKAKFALEALKKYDFILMNCKAPDVCGHDGNAKLKCEIIQRLDDMAGYIRDNFPKDLVIVFTADHSTPCSLMDHSGDPVPITIYTPGIVVDSATEFSESGCAMGSIGRIRGFDIVPICMDLANRTEKYGA is encoded by the coding sequence ATGTCCGCTCAGAAAAAGAAGATATTGCTGATAGTGATGGACGGGCTCGGTGACCGCGGGAACGGGGAGCTCGATTGGCTCACCCCTCTGCAGGCCACGAAAACACCTAATTTCGACTGGTTCGCAAAGAACGGGATGTCCGGCATATGCGACACCATAGCTCCCGGCGTCAGGCCCGGGAGCGATACGGCCCACCTATCGATACTCGGATACGATCCGCGCGAAGTCTACACCGGCAGGGGGCCCTTCGAGGCCGCCGGGATCGGGCTCATAAGCAAGAAGGGCGACATAGCCTTCAGATGTAACTTCGCCACCGTAGACGATGACATGAACATCATAGACCGCAGGGCCGGAAGGATCAAGGAGCCCGATACCACCGAGCTGGTCAAGTCCCTGCAGGGCCTGACCATAGACGGGGTGCAGGCCATTGTGAAGGAGGGCACGGAACACCGCGCCGCTTTGCTCCTGAGGGGACCTGGGCTTTCCCCGGAAGTATCGGACCCTGACCCTCATGACCTTGCAAAGGTGCTCGAATCCAAACCTAAATGCTCCGGGGCGGTTTTCACCGCGGGTGTTGTAAACAAGTTCGTGACGATGAGCTACGAGGTCCTCAAAGACCATCCCGTCAACAAGAGAAGAGTAGCGGAGGGGCTTCCCCCTGCAAACGTTCTCCTTCCCAGAGGCGGAGGTTCTTTCCCCAACATCGAGCCGTTTCCGGAGATCCACGACATGCGTTCCGCATGTGTTGCCGGCGTCGGCATGATAAAAGGCATCTGCGGCGTTTGCGGACTGGATGTTCTCGACGTTCCGCCAAAGTGCACCGGGGGAACAGATTCGGATTTCACACTGAAAGCGAAGTTTGCGCTCGAAGCTCTGAAAAAATATGACTTCATACTGATGAACTGCAAAGCCCCCGACGTCTGCGGTCACGATGGAAACGCCAAACTGAAGTGCGAGATAATCCAGAGACTCGATGATATGGCCGGATACATACGCGACAACTTCCCGAAGGACCTGGTCATCGTGTTCACTGCCGACCACAGCACACCATGCAGCCTTATGGACCACAGCGGAGACCCGGTCCCCATCACGATATACACTCCGGGCATCGTCGTAGACTCGGCGACCGAATTCAGCGAGTCCGGTTGCGCGATGGGATCGATCGGCCGCATAAGAGGTTTCGATATCGTGCCCATATGCATGGACCTTGCGAACAGGACGGAGAAGTACGGAGCATGA
- a CDS encoding flavodoxin family protein, with protein MKVTAFNCSPRKNGNTAHMLMSVLSVLEENGIETEFVQVGGVDMHTCHACGRCKKNLDGRCVQDDDPLNEFSQKMVSSDGVIIGSPTYYADLSPEAKILMDRIGYSCKTKDGNPLRRKVGAAVIAVRRAGAIHAFDSINHFFLINEMVIPGSTYWNMSLARAPGDYENDAEGVATMKALGENMAWLLKKLE; from the coding sequence ATGAAAGTCACAGCATTCAATTGCAGCCCCCGTAAGAATGGGAACACAGCGCACATGTTAATGTCGGTATTGTCCGTCCTTGAAGAGAACGGCATCGAGACCGAGTTCGTGCAGGTCGGAGGAGTGGACATGCACACATGCCACGCCTGCGGAAGATGCAAAAAGAACCTGGACGGCAGATGTGTCCAAGACGACGATCCGCTAAACGAGTTCTCCCAGAAGATGGTGTCTTCCGACGGAGTGATCATAGGTTCGCCCACATATTACGCCGACCTGAGCCCGGAGGCGAAGATCCTCATGGACAGAATCGGTTACTCTTGCAAGACAAAAGACGGCAACCCTCTCAGAAGAAAGGTCGGGGCCGCGGTCATTGCCGTCAGAAGAGCCGGTGCAATACACGCTTTTGACAGCATAAATCACTTTTTCCTGATCAACGAGATGGTGATCCCCGGTTCCACTTACTGGAACATGAGCCTTGCCAGAGCTCCCGGGGACTACGAGAACGATGCCGAAGGCGTGGCTACAATGAAGGCTCTCGGCGAGAACATGGCATGGCTTCTCAAAAAACTGGAGTGA
- a CDS encoding alpha/beta hydrolase: protein MPIAKLNGVRFSYSVTGSGDPLVLLAGFGSSMDFWKDVIPEASERFTVVTVDNRGSGATEYDGPFTINDMAEDVAELLKKLSFEKAHVLGWSMGSQIAQSLAIGYPERVSTLALVSSYLRRPERSSFMLNGMIEAIRDGMPLKYLSVPLKAMCFPERYFIVKKRTAAEDFGYSVDGLADQIKAVDLYSTEDNAHMIMAPTLSIHGSEDYMVPPEFGDALADRIRDCTMIRLRGEGHNIMPSKYVESYFSFAMSHGR from the coding sequence ATGCCCATAGCCAAGCTGAACGGGGTAAGGTTCTCCTACTCCGTAACGGGGTCGGGAGACCCCTTGGTCCTCCTTGCGGGATTCGGCAGCAGCATGGATTTCTGGAAAGATGTGATACCCGAGGCTTCCGAACGCTTTACGGTCGTCACGGTCGACAACAGGGGGTCCGGTGCTACAGAATATGACGGCCCGTTCACCATAAACGACATGGCCGAGGACGTCGCCGAACTCCTGAAAAAGCTGTCTTTTGAAAAAGCCCACGTCCTTGGATGGTCCATGGGGTCCCAGATAGCGCAGTCCCTCGCGATCGGCTACCCTGAACGCGTTTCCACGCTGGCACTTGTTTCTTCATATCTCCGGAGGCCGGAGCGTTCCTCTTTCATGCTCAACGGTATGATCGAGGCCATAAGGGATGGGATGCCGCTGAAATACCTCAGTGTTCCGTTGAAGGCCATGTGCTTCCCCGAAAGGTATTTCATCGTCAAGAAAAGGACGGCTGCGGAGGATTTCGGATACAGCGTCGACGGCTTGGCCGACCAGATAAAAGCGGTGGACCTTTATTCGACGGAAGACAACGCACATATGATCATGGCGCCGACCCTTTCGATACATGGTTCAGAAGACTATATGGTGCCGCCGGAGTTCGGCGATGCGCTGGCGGACAGGATACGGGACTGCACCATGATAAGACTTAGAGGCGAAGGCCACAACATCATGCCTTCCAAGTACGTGGAAAGTTATTTTTCCTTCGCGATGTCTCACGGAAGGTAA
- a CDS encoding YkgJ family cysteine cluster protein, which produces MAVYRGRYVLQGLAEISEMMKKDLDLAYGICEQYNASFPCQECGKCCHQKRITILPEEVDRISSAARVPLGEFMSRYAAVAGDGKIMLLKTNPCAFLSKDKGCTVWKDRPEICREFPYLVSTFMSRVYLAIVNENADILELVDYMDDSWPCTKNIRDTIASKVEEARLIRSDGYLP; this is translated from the coding sequence ATGGCTGTATACAGGGGACGTTACGTTCTTCAGGGACTTGCAGAGATATCTGAGATGATGAAGAAGGATCTTGACCTTGCATATGGCATCTGTGAGCAGTACAATGCCTCTTTCCCATGCCAAGAATGCGGCAAATGTTGCCACCAAAAACGGATAACGATCCTCCCCGAAGAGGTCGATAGGATATCTTCCGCGGCCAGGGTCCCGCTCGGAGAATTCATGTCTAGATATGCGGCGGTCGCCGGGGACGGGAAGATAATGCTCCTTAAGACGAACCCATGCGCATTCCTGAGCAAAGACAAAGGATGCACCGTCTGGAAGGACCGCCCGGAAATATGCAGGGAGTTCCCCTATCTTGTTTCCACCTTCATGAGCCGCGTATATCTGGCCATAGTCAACGAGAACGCTGATATCTTGGAGCTCGTCGATTACATGGATGATTCCTGGCCATGCACGAAAAATATCAGGGATACGATCGCTTCCAAAGTAGAGGAAGCTAGACTCATCAGGTCCGACGGTTACCTTCCGTGA
- a CDS encoding zinc ribbon domain-containing protein: MICPKCGTDNQEDTLFCENCDWRMDMPFKAAKKRNVNVLACAVLACGALSIVLAFFTAFAGIALGAVGLLIGGYAINAVRIVKPDKEKVLMVAAAAGLLLSMVGFILGFAHI; encoded by the coding sequence ATGATCTGTCCGAAATGCGGAACCGATAATCAAGAAGACACATTGTTCTGCGAAAACTGCGACTGGCGCATGGACATGCCGTTCAAGGCCGCAAAGAAACGCAACGTGAATGTGCTGGCATGTGCTGTTCTGGCATGTGGTGCGCTATCCATTGTTCTGGCGTTTTTTACGGCTTTCGCCGGGATAGCTCTCGGAGCGGTCGGACTGCTTATCGGCGGTTACGCGATCAATGCGGTCCGCATTGTGAAGCCCGACAAGGAGAAGGTCCTGATGGTGGCCGCGGCGGCGGGGCTTCTGCTCTCCATGGTGGGGTTCATCCTGGGATTCGCACACATCTGA
- a CDS encoding class I SAM-dependent methyltransferase, with translation MEGDRKAWDELYRRQPRAWRGASKVPDLGLSAGSSVLDVGCGNGKTSTALMEMGFDVTGIDFSPGAVSSCEERLGDSARFIVSDCTEMPFSDGTFDGIYAVHVTEHLDDDGLEKFASECFRILRPGGRLYIRSFSPDDMRASEGDTVRNGISYRYRTPEEIASRFSIFVRGCLETVTDRTRFGTVRSRSECNFIKPDGLGP, from the coding sequence ATGGAAGGGGACAGGAAAGCTTGGGACGAGCTGTACCGCAGGCAGCCGAGAGCATGGAGGGGGGCATCTAAGGTACCGGACCTGGGCCTTTCCGCAGGCAGCTCTGTTTTGGACGTGGGATGCGGGAACGGAAAGACGTCCACGGCACTTATGGAAATGGGTTTCGATGTCACAGGCATAGATTTCTCCCCCGGTGCGGTTAGTTCATGCGAGGAACGCCTGGGCGACAGCGCACGGTTCATCGTTTCCGACTGTACGGAAATGCCGTTTTCAGACGGGACTTTCGACGGGATATACGCCGTTCACGTCACGGAGCACCTGGACGACGACGGACTTGAGAAGTTCGCGTCCGAATGTTTCCGCATACTCCGTCCGGGAGGGAGGCTGTATATCAGATCGTTCTCGCCCGACGACATGCGGGCATCCGAGGGCGACACTGTCAGAAACGGGATATCGTACCGTTACAGGACGCCGGAAGAGATCGCTTCGCGATTTTCCATTTTTGTCAGAGGATGTCTTGAAACCGTTACCGACAGGACCCGTTTCGGGACCGTAAGGAGCCGTTCCGAGTGCAATTTCATAAAACCCGACGGTCTGGGCCCCTAA
- a CDS encoding phenylacetate--CoA ligase, with product MFWNSEIECLPREELRKLQYSSIKSLISKLYSSNAFYKHKMDSVNVKPDDIRSLSDISKLPFMTKQEFRDNYPTKMFSVPNTDIVRYHVSSGTTGKPTLVGYTRNDLDYWTDALARSLTSIGVGEDDTLQVSYGYGLFTGGLGLHYGAERVGASVLPASTGSTERQLELMQDLEVTVIACTPSYFIHMMDVAKEIGIDFLRDTKLRKAVLGAEPWSEGIRKRIEESSGIRAYDIYGTSELAGPMFTECEERNGIHICGDMAYMETIDPDSGESLESGERGELVITMLKKEAFPLVRYRIRDLSAVYDDVCACGRSSPRIARISGRSDDMLIVRGINVFPSQIEYALMQVPQVGNQYMILLTRDGALDNMVVQVEINPESFSDKVEDMISLRSHIESELKKYLNLAVHVELKAPGELPRFDGKASRVKDKRSL from the coding sequence ATGTTCTGGAACTCCGAGATAGAATGTTTGCCCAGGGAAGAATTGAGGAAACTGCAGTACAGCAGTATTAAGTCCCTCATATCGAAGCTCTATTCTTCCAACGCATTTTACAAGCACAAGATGGATTCCGTAAATGTAAAACCGGACGATATCAGATCCCTATCCGACATTTCCAAGCTTCCCTTCATGACCAAACAGGAATTCAGGGACAACTATCCGACCAAGATGTTCTCTGTTCCGAACACGGACATCGTAAGATACCACGTCTCTTCCGGTACCACCGGTAAGCCCACGCTCGTCGGATATACGAGGAACGACCTCGATTATTGGACAGATGCGCTTGCACGCTCGCTGACGTCCATAGGGGTCGGCGAGGACGATACCCTGCAAGTCTCCTATGGGTATGGGCTGTTCACGGGAGGGCTGGGACTCCACTACGGTGCCGAGAGGGTCGGGGCCTCCGTGCTCCCTGCCAGCACCGGAAGCACCGAGCGCCAGCTCGAGCTGATGCAGGACCTGGAGGTCACTGTGATCGCATGTACCCCCTCGTACTTCATACACATGATGGACGTGGCCAAGGAGATAGGGATAGATTTCCTGAGGGACACCAAACTGAGGAAGGCGGTCCTCGGGGCCGAACCTTGGAGCGAAGGGATCAGAAAACGCATCGAGGAATCTTCCGGCATCAGAGCCTACGACATTTACGGAACGTCCGAGCTGGCCGGTCCGATGTTCACCGAATGCGAGGAGCGCAACGGCATCCACATATGCGGAGACATGGCCTATATGGAGACCATCGACCCGGACAGCGGCGAATCTCTGGAATCCGGAGAGAGAGGGGAACTCGTCATCACCATGCTGAAGAAAGAAGCATTCCCGCTCGTAAGGTACAGGATCCGCGACCTCTCCGCGGTTTATGACGACGTATGTGCATGCGGCAGGAGCTCCCCCCGCATCGCCAGGATATCAGGGAGGTCGGACGATATGCTTATCGTCCGCGGCATCAACGTATTCCCATCCCAGATCGAGTACGCGCTCATGCAGGTCCCGCAGGTGGGCAACCAATATATGATCCTGCTCACCAGGGACGGCGCTTTGGATAACATGGTTGTACAGGTCGAGATAAATCCGGAATCTTTCAGCGACAAGGTCGAAGACATGATTTCCCTGCGCTCCCACATAGAGAGCGAACTTAAAAAATACCTCAACCTTGCTGTACACGTGGAGCTCAAGGCCCCGGGAGAGCTACCGAGGTTCGACGGTAAAGCGTCGAGAGTGAAAGACAAGAGGTCGTTATAA
- a CDS encoding amino acid-binding protein — MPEENVIIQLSIFVNNEPGRLAAIARTLKESNVNMKAFNLAESAEFGILRAIVDDPEESFEKIKQKGIIVKKTQVIGIVINDAPGSLFDAADVCGREGINIEYGYAYAGKKLSAFFIRVDDPHRAVAALKKAGIALVKGTDI; from the coding sequence ATGCCAGAAGAGAACGTGATCATTCAGCTTTCAATTTTTGTGAACAACGAGCCGGGACGTCTGGCCGCGATAGCCAGGACGCTAAAGGAGAGCAACGTTAACATGAAGGCGTTCAACCTTGCGGAGTCCGCCGAGTTCGGGATACTGCGCGCAATCGTCGACGATCCCGAGGAGTCGTTCGAGAAGATAAAACAGAAAGGCATAATCGTCAAAAAGACCCAGGTGATAGGAATAGTCATCAATGATGCGCCCGGTTCTCTTTTCGATGCCGCCGATGTCTGCGGCCGCGAGGGAATAAACATCGAATACGGATACGCATATGCAGGAAAGAAACTCTCTGCGTTCTTCATCCGTGTCGACGACCCCCACAGGGCCGTAGCGGCACTCAAAAAAGCAGGCATAGCCCTCGTGAAAGGAACGGATATCTGA
- a CDS encoding EF-Tu/IF-2/RF-3 family GTPase: protein MSNLNVAVLGAKDVAGDIGKKGTVTDITFFELKKGNDSVTLLEPSKYPEKMSSIFYTVEMAEFAILVVDKIDSFLGETILMADCVGISKGWIVLRNYIQPEQLKPLIAGTCMENYEFKELEPITMRDELLKLVAEQNRKPGDGTSGSCPVDSHFNVKGVGTVVLGSVAEGHFRKHDKMTLLPLKREVVLKSIQKHDIDADDAVKGDHVGLALRGIESDDLDRGFVLTTDREVTMTRKFTGKVEMVKYWKNPLKDGMVMHLGHWMQMVPCVVSVSGEEVTLNMESDLIYKPGDKAVLMYLEGGKLRVAGTVTL, encoded by the coding sequence ATGAGCAACCTCAATGTCGCTGTACTGGGCGCCAAGGATGTCGCAGGGGATATCGGGAAGAAAGGCACAGTTACCGATATCACGTTTTTCGAACTCAAGAAAGGGAATGATTCCGTCACGTTGCTGGAGCCTTCGAAATATCCGGAGAAGATGTCTTCGATATTCTACACGGTCGAGATGGCCGAATTCGCAATACTGGTCGTCGATAAGATAGATTCGTTCCTCGGCGAGACCATATTGATGGCGGATTGCGTCGGAATATCCAAAGGATGGATCGTACTCAGAAATTACATTCAGCCCGAGCAGCTGAAACCGCTGATTGCCGGAACATGCATGGAAAATTACGAATTCAAGGAGCTTGAGCCAATAACGATGAGGGACGAGCTCCTTAAGCTGGTGGCCGAGCAGAACAGGAAGCCGGGGGACGGTACAAGCGGTTCCTGCCCGGTGGACAGCCATTTCAACGTCAAGGGGGTTGGGACGGTCGTTCTCGGATCCGTCGCCGAAGGACACTTCCGAAAGCACGACAAGATGACCCTCCTGCCGCTCAAGCGGGAAGTGGTCCTGAAATCGATCCAGAAGCATGATATAGACGCAGATGACGCCGTGAAAGGCGACCACGTAGGACTCGCGCTCAGGGGCATAGAGTCCGACGATCTCGACAGGGGATTTGTGCTCACAACCGACCGCGAAGTGACGATGACGCGTAAGTTCACCGGTAAAGTAGAAATGGTGAAGTATTGGAAGAATCCGCTGAAGGACGGGATGGTCATGCATCTGGGACATTGGATGCAGATGGTCCCATGCGTTGTATCCGTCTCGGGAGAAGAAGTCACTCTCAACATGGAGTCCGATCTGATCTACAAGCCCGGCGACAAGGCGGTGCTGATGTATTTGGAAGGCGGGAAGCTCAGGGTCGCAGGTACCGTGACCCTCTGA